TGTGATGCTATTTGGTTTAAATTCAGGTGCAGCACTGGCTACAGTGGTAGGTGTTTTAATTGAAGTGCCAGTAATGTTGATGCTGGTTGAGCTTTGTAAGCGCACAGCAGCTTGGTTTCCACGGGAACCGGAAAAAGCAACATTGCAAGATCCGCGCTGTTTTGGTGTCTTAAAATGACCACAATCTTTAGAGTCAAAGATTGTGTAATCAAAGTAAAAGCTGATCTTCATTGATAGAACTGCCTGTACTAATTAGTCCTCGTTAATTGCTCAAACTAATGGAACATGAATCAATTCAACCGATTTCAGAAAACTTGTGGTGGGTGATTCCAGGGAAACTAGCAGGTGTTCGTAAGCCCATAGCAGAGGAATTGACAGAGTTATACACGGCAGGTATACAAGCAATTGTCTCTGTTATGGATGACCCCTCTAACTTAGATTTGTATCAACGAGCAAACATTCCTTATCTTTGGTTGCCAATTAAAGGTGGCACGACACCCAACCAGAAGCAACTTCAGGATTTACAAAATTTCGTTGACAATCAAAATAACCTTGGCAATGGTGTTGCAATTCATTGCACCAATGGCAGACGGCGAACAGGGACAATGCTAGCTTCTTATTTGATTTGTAGTGGCTCATCTTATAACGATGCAATCAAGACAATTGGGCGTGCAAACCCCGAAATAGAACTGCGAGAAACCCAACATAACTTTCTACAAGAATTAGAGCGAGTTAAACAAATAACATAGCTCACCTGCCAATTGTTAGTGGTAACAACACAAGTAGAGAGCGAAGCTGAAGAGCCAAAATTATTACCTTTTCAAAAGTAGTTTTAATGCAATTTCTAGAGTATTGAACTACAAAATCACATTTTGTTAATTAGCGGTAGGAAAATTAATGACAATTCGGATTGGGATCAATGGATTCGGTAGGATTGGACGGCTTGCTCTGCGTGCTGCATGGGGTTGGCCAGAAGTAGAATTTGTCCATATTAACGAAATCAAAGGTGGGGCAGTAACAGCCGCTCATTTGCTCAAATTTGATTCTGTCCACGGGCGTTGGACTCCAGAAGTAGAAGCACAAGGAGAACGCATTCTCATTGATGGTACACCTCTGAGCTTTAGCGAACATTCTCAACCTGGAGATGTGCCTTGGGAAGAGTTGGGTGTTGATATCGTGTTGGAATGCTCCGGCAAGTTTAGAACTCCCGCCACCCTAGATCCGTATTTTAAGCGGGGAGTACAGAAGGTAATTGTGGCTGCTCCGGTGAAGGAAGAAGCCTTGAATATTGTCATGGGAGTTAATGACCAACTTTATGAGCCGGAAAAGCATCATCTGTTAACTGCGGCTTCTTGTACAACTAACTGTCTAGCCCCAGTAGTAAAGGTGATCCATGAAGGTTTGGGGATTAAACATGGAATTATCACCACAATCCATGACAACACCAATACTCAGACTATCGTCGATGCTCCTCATAAGGATCTGCGTCGGGCAAGAGCTACGAGTCTATCTCTGATTCCTACCACTACTGGATCGGCAACTGCGATCGGGTTGATTTATCCCGAACTCAACGGCAAACTCAATGGTTTGGCAGTACGAGTACCACTGCTCAATGCTTCTTTAACAGACTGTGTATTTGAAGTTGTGCGACCCACAACCGTAGAAGAGATTAACAGTTTGCTAAAAACAGCTTCCGAACAAGCACCGCTTAAAGGAATTTTGGGCTATGAGGAACGTCCTTTAGTCTCTATCGACTACAAAGACGATCCTCGGTCTTCCATCATTGATGCTCTCTCAACAATGGTGGTAAATGAGACGCAAGTAAAAATCCTGGCTTGGTATGACAACGAATGGGGCTATGCCAACCGAATGGTTGAACTCGCCCGTAAAGTGGCTTTGAATCTGAAGGCGTGAACTATTCTCATTTAGAAATACTCTCCGTGCCTTTGCGCTAACTCTGCGTTCCCTTGCGTTTAAATCTCTCTTCCCTCATGGCTTCTACTACAGCTCATAGTGCCAATTTCAAGAATTATATCCTAGTCACCCTCGCCTATTGGGGTTTCACCCTTACCGATGGTGCCCTGCGAATGTTGGTCTTGCTATACTTCAACCAAATTGGCTATACACCGATACAAATTGCCTTTCTATTCCTGTTCTACGAAGTCTTCGGAGTTGTCACAAACTTTTTGGGCGGTTGGATTGGTTCTCAGTTTGGATTGAAGGTAACACTTTATAGCGGCATTGGATTACAGATTTTTTCTCTAGTTATGCTGTCTTTCCTCAATCCAAATTGGGTACAGTGGATTGCTGTTGTTTATGTGATGGTGGCACAGGCATTTTCTGGGATTGCGAAAGACTTAACCAAAATGAGTTCTAAAAGTGCCATTCGGTTGGTGGTACCTCAAGATGCCCAATCATCTTTGTTTAAATGGGTAGCGGTGTTGACGGGTTCTAAGAATGCTCTCAAAGGAGTTGGCTTCTTTATTGGTAGCGCTCTTTTGGCTGCGGTTGGCTTCATCAATTCCCTGTGGATTATGGCAGGGGGACTTTCCCTGATTATGTTTTCTGGGTTAATGCTTCCCAAAGGGATGGGCAAAATCAAGAAGAAAGTCAAGTTTAGTCAACTGTTTTCTAAGAGTGAAGAGATTAATATTCTTTCTGCTGCTCGATTTTTTCTCTTTGGCTCTAGAGATGTGTGGTTTGTTGTGGGATTGCCAGTATTTTTGCGTGAGATTTTGGGTTGGTCATTCTATCAGGTTGGTGGATTCTTAGCTTGTTGGGTGATTGGTTATGGCGTTATTCAGTTTTTAGCACCAACACTGATTCAGCGATTTGGTTCTGGTCGTCCGCCACAATCAAAGACCATCCAATTCTGGACATTTACTTTAACAGCAGTTCCAGCAGCGATCGCTCTTGCTCTCCAACTAAATATACCTGCAAATATTGCGATCGTTGGTGGACTCCTCATTTTTGGCGTCGTGTTTGCCTTCAACTCAGCAGTTCACTCTTATTTAGTGTTGGCTTTTACTGATGATGACAAGGTAGCGCTGAACGTTGGGTTTTACTACATGGCCAATTCAGGTGGTCGATTAGCTGGAACTGTTTTATCAGGTTTGATATATCAGTTTTTCGGGTTAGTGGGCTGTTTGTGGACATCCATGTTCTTTGTACTAGCAGCAGCATTGATTACTCTGAAGCTACCCGATCCCGAACCGAGCAAAGCGATCGCTTGGAAAGCAGGAGATGGAGACTAAAACAATGATCCAGATGTACTAGACCTAGCCCCTATAAAGCTGTATCATTAACCACTATAAGCTTGCCAATCGTGCTGGTGGGCGTTGTTAAATATGCCATTCGAGGGGCGTTTACAGACCGCGCAGCTTTGAGCAATACTGTTGCTCCTATGGGAGTAGGTTCGGTGATTGGAGCCGTCGTTGAGGGAATACTGCTTTCAATCTCATTTTGATTTTGGAAGCGTTAGCACCTTCTGCAATATCTCGAACCGCTCTGGTACTAACCGATAGTAAATCCAAGTACCGCGTCGTTCCTTTTGAAGCAATCCTGCTTCATACAATACTTTAAGATGATGGCTGACAGTGGGTTGTGATAAACCAAGTGGCTCTACCAACTGGCAAACGCAAGCTTCCTGTGCAGGCTGAACCGCAATAAAACTGAGCAACTGTAGCCGAGCCGATTCGCCCAGCACTCTAAATAGCGTAGCAATCTGAGCGGCTTCATCCGGCTGCAACACTTCTTGCAGCAGAAAAGGACAACAAGTTGAAGTTGAGGTTGAAGAATTCATATTTATATATTGACACTCATCAATATAATTTGGCAATATATAGATAGTTGTAAATATTGATGAGTATCGATATAAGGAGAAATATCATGTCCCGTATTCAACTTGCCCTGAATGTTAGTGATATCGATGCTGCGGTTGATTTCTATAGCAAGCTTTTTGGTACTGAACCTGCAAAACGCCGCCCTGGATACGCTAACTTTGCGATCGCTCAACCTCCTCTGAAGTTAGTACTAATTGAGAATACAGAGGCAGCTGGCACTCTCAATCATTTGGGTGTAGAAGTCGAGACAGCAGATGAAGTAGTCACTGCAAGCGAACGCCTGCAACAACTTGGGCTAGAAACTCGACGAGAAGAGCAAGTGACCTGTTGCTATGCCCTTCAAGATAAGGTGTGGGTGCATGACCCAGATGGCGCACCTTGGGAAATTTATAAAGTTTTGGGTGACTCACAGGTGCGGGATATTAAACCTGCTGAAGTCAGCACAGGGGCGTGCTGTCAATAAGGAGCCTGTCTTCTGTCTGTAGCTCTACACTTATCTATCCCAGCTCTATGAATACATTTGACCATCCCCCCAGAATTTTATTTTTATATGGTTCTCTGCGTGAGCGTTCCTATAGTCGGCTTTTGGCAGAAGAAGCCGCACGCATCATTGAAGAATTTGGGGCAGAGGTAAAGTTTTTCGATCCCCGTGAACTGCCGATTTATGGTAGCGTACCTGACAGCCACCCAAAGGTGCAGGAGTTGCGTCAATTAAGCTTGTGGTCAGAAGGACAGGTATGGTCTAGCCCAGAGTTGCACGGTCAAATTTCTGGCATTATGAAAAACCAAATTGACTGGATTCCGCTCAGTATCGGAGCCGTTCGTCCGACTCAAGGGAGAACTTTAGCTGTTATGCAAGTAAGCGGTGGATCTCAGTCTTTTAACGCTGTCAACACATTAAGAATTCTGGGGCGCTGGATGCGGATGTTTACTATCCCGAATCAATCTTCAGTGGCTAAAGCATATCAGGAGTTTAACGAAGATGGGACTATGAAAGATTCGCCCTACCGCGATCGCGTTGTCGATGTGATGGAAGAACTTTACAAATTTACCTTGCTATTGCGTGACAAAGTTGATTATCTCACAGACCGCTATAGTGAACGTAAAGAAAAAGCTGCCAAAGAGACAATCATGATAGCTTCTAAATCTCTTGAAATTAACTCTAAAACAAATTGACTATTGAGTATCCAAAAAAAAGATAACCTCCTGGGAGATTGAACCAGGAGATTTAAACAAATTGATTCATCTTTACAAGCGTTGTAGCAGACTCAAACCGTGGCTATCAGTACCACAGGTATTGAAAAGAAAGTATTCATCAGCCAACTTTTGCACTTGTTCTGATTCCAATACGCTGGGTTGCCAGGGGTTAGGGTTATTGTAGGCGTAGAAAGTTTCCACGCCATCAATGCCCTTTTAGGCTGCAGCTGGAATTAAGTCGAAATGCGATCGCTTATAACGAGCTGGATGAGCCAGAACTGCCAATCCCCCAGCTTCATGAATAGCGGCAATCACGTTACTTGCCTGATATTCTTGCCCTGTAGTTGGCCTTCTTTGCAGATAGGGTTTCATACTAGGGTGTTCTGTGGCAAAAGCGTAAGCCAAAATGTGAACTTCTATATTCAAAAGGTTGGCATTGATTTCCACGCCACTCCACAGGTGAGGAGTTATTGCATGAGGATTATTCCACTTCCAATCTTCTAACCAAGCAAGGCCTGCTTGATAGCCTACAATACCATGATGATCGGTGATGGCTAACCCTTTTAACCCAATAGCGATCGCCTGTTCCATCAATGCACTCGGCTGCAACTTGCCATCTGAGAAGACAGTGTGCATGTGAAAGTTGAATAACTTTGGACAACTATGTGCATCAATGTTACGGAATACTTGCTTTAAAAGTTCTGCCGAAGCTGTAGTACGGGCCAAATTTACAACCATAACCCCCTCTGAAGAAAAACATATTTTTTTAACACACCAAAATGCCACATCTCTGGATGAGAAACAACCAACACTAAAAATTAGTATCGGCTGCTACTTTCTCAGCTTTCTCAGCGAATTTTTCAATATGTTAAGACTACGTTAGCAAATCTTAATCTCAGTAGTCATGGGTAATACAAACTACTTTACTGTTAAGCAGTAGTAAATATTACATCCAAATTTTCATAAATGCGTCTATAGCATCTGTGGTAAATGACTTATAAGATAAAGGTTTAGTAGAGTAATTATCTCTATTCAGCCTGAAATGCAAATTTATTTTGTGTGTAAAAAACTTTATTCTTCTCAGTAATTACAGCTTTCTTCTAAGCAATAATGACTTTAGCGTAGGCGTAGCCCACCGCAGGCATCGCATAAGTGAGTCTAAAATAACTTCGAGAAAACTAGCTTTGTCTACGACGGGCTATGCCTACGCTTGGGTTGGATTATACCCCTCGCGCAATTCCAAAAGAATCTCCCTTCAATGTGACTTCAAGGGGTTTTATCACTACCTCGCGGGAAAGAGACGCTTCAACCCTTCCGGCAATCACAGCCGAAAGTTGATGTTCTCTTGCAAGCAGGACAATTCTCTCTGCATCTTGCTCCGACTCTGTATAGAATGCGAATCCTGCACCGTAATTGAACACCGAAAGCATCGTCTCGACCCCGCCCTCAAGATGACTCTCAGCAAATGTAAATATCTCTGGTACTGGGAGCATCGTTTCGATAACGTACCGAAGTGGCTTCACCGACCGCATCAGCTTTTGCCAGCCATGACCAGTAATATTCTCCATCGCCGTGGGACGAATTCCTTCGCCAAGCACTGCCTGTACAAGGGGCGTGTAGAGATACGACGCAGCATTCATCGCTTCCCAGAACTCCTGCCCACTAGGAAGTTTTGTTCTGTAGCCATCAGGGAGCGACTCAGCAAGCTTTCGCAGTGGCGTAAAGCCGTTCTCATGGGGGCCTGAACTTTCCACCAGAACAATAGTATTTCCGGCATCCAGACGCGAGCTATCAATGGGAGCGACACCAGCGGGCATAACCCCAAAAACCGAGCCGGCGATGTCGAGCCGCCCTGGAATCATCTTGGTTTTTAGTTGAGGAGTTTCCCCTGAAAGATAGACACACCCGACTCGTTTACAGCCCTCAACTACTCCATCCAGAAATCCATCAAGGAAAGCGGGGGTAAAAATTGTTTCGGGAGTACTCGATGGCAGATAAAGACCGAGAAGTATAGTCTGCATACCTGAAGTTGCGGCATCGTTCGTCAGACACGAGATAATCTTAATCCCAATATTCCACCAGAATCGTCTAAGTTCTTCTTCGGAAAGGTCGTCAGGGCGGGTATCGTCTGCGGTGCCCAGTCCTTCGGGCACAAGTGTCATCGAAAGTTCTCTAGCCCCCGCCTCTAGAAACGGAGCAAGATTGAAGCTGAAAGCGTTAGCACTTGCTCCCAGACCTGATGCGGGGACGATGCCATAAGCGCTTGCAAAGCCAAGTGTGCGTTTGGCGGCATCGATGAAGCGTCGTTTTGCAGCATCGAGAGTATCGTAATCGACTTGATCGAGAGCTTGAGCCATCAGGTTGTGTTTTAAGTTAGGAGTTAGGAGTTAGGAGTTAAAAGTTAGGAAAACTCATAACTCATAACTCATAACTCCTCACTTTAAAATACCTCATCTTCAATACCGCGCCACCATTCACCCAAGTTCATCAAGTCTTGGTAAATATCTTCTAATTCTTTGGTATAAACATCGTTTGTCAGGGTGGCTCGACGCTCTTGCAATTTTTTGAGGCGCAGTTGTACTAATACCCAAGGTTTAGAGATGCTATTCGTTGCTTCAATGTATTGCGCTAGTTCTTTGCTATCCATATATTTTGATTTATCCACCATCCCCCTCAACGCCTAACCAAAAACAGCCACGATACTAGTACAATGTCTAAGCTAGTTTTACGGGTTTGTAGTAAGCACTAAAGTGCTTAGAAAATAAGGACTAAAGTCCTTACTACGAACTCGCTTACCCATCAATTTAAACTTGACTGACTACTGTCGTGACTGTTAGGGGCTTGAAACCCTCTTGGCAGAGGAAAAATAAATTCTTTCCTCCTGCCCTCTGCCTTTCTTTGGCCAAGTAATTAAGCTTTAGCCAAGTTTTCAGCAGCAAAATCCCAGTTGACCAAGTTTTCTAGGAAATTCTTGATGAACGCTGGACGGGCGTTTTTATAGTCAATATAGTAGGCATGTTCCCAAACATCCAAGGTTAGGAGTGCCTTTTTACCATGAGCTAGGGGATTTTCTGCATTTGGTGTTTTGATCACCTTTAGCGTACCACCATCATCGATCAGCCAAGACCACCCACTGCCGAATTGAGTTGCAGCCGCGTTAGAGAACTCTTCCTTGAACTTGTCGAAGCTACCAAAATCTTTATCGATTTTGGCTGCGAGTTCACCTGTGGGTGTGCCACCACCTTGTGGTTTCAAAGAATTCCAGAAGAAAGTGTGGTTCCAAACTTGGGCAGCGTTGTTGAAGATTCCCACCTTAGAGGAGTCTTGGAAGGAAATTTTGATTACTTCTTCCAAGGACTTATCAGCAAGTTCTGTACCTTCAGTGAGCTTGTTGAGGTTGTCTACATAAGCTTTGTGATGCTTGCCGTAGTGATACTCGAAAGTTTCAGCTTTCATGCCAAAAGGCTCTAGAGCATCTTTTTCAAAGGGTAGTGGGGGCTGTACAAATGCCATTGTGTCAAATCCTCTCTTTACTCGGTTTCCAGTTTTAAGCTATTGCAAAAGTTGGGTAAATTAATAGCTTTTATTTGTAGGGGTTTTATGTCTTTGATTAGTGAAACATAAAACTTAACATCGTCATTCTACTACCAAAGTGTAGATCAAGTGAAGACGGAAACAAAGTACTTTGGTGATAAGTCAAATCAATAGTAATTCTTGACTATAAATAAAAATGACTAATATCTTCTAGCGAAAGGCCAATAACTAACTAGCATTTAGCAATTAAAGCTTTAATACTTCTATCTTTAGTAAGATTAATTACGATTTGCAAAATCAGTCGAAAGCGAGATGATTTAATAATATTTAAATAAATGTAAAATCTATTAACACTTAATAAGTGTTAATTTTCAAATAATATAGCCAATAGTCAAATTATCTATTTTCTTTTTAATAGGACTTACGCAAAAACTCTCTGAAACTTTTGTTCCTTTGCGGTTCGTTTTTTCATGATTTTGCGTCATATCATGTCCGCTTGATTGCTTATTAAACCCGAAGAACCCCACCCCGCCTGCCTACGGTGTACACACAAGTCTTGCCGCAGCCATATCTTTCTTTATTAATGAATCTCGCACTGTGTTTTGATCCCGCCTCGGAATGAATTCCGAGTTTCATAGCCCAAGTCCACTGAAAGTGGACTGAATTAATTATTTAGTCCACTTTCAGTGGAGTTTCGCTATCAGCCCTGAACTTCAGTTCTGGGCGGGATATGGGTGGGCGTGACAGTTTCACTGTAGAGGATTTTTCGACTTGTGTGTACGCCGTAGCCCCGCCTGCGGGGAGGGGGGTTGGGGCTTTCTGGGGCAGGTTTTTTTGATTAGACAAATTTTTGGGATTTTAAAACCAAAACCATTGTCTGAGAACTTAAAACTACGTTCAATAATTGAGAACATTCTCAACTATTTATCGAAAGCCTAAAAGCCTGCCCTTGAAAGGGGGGTTGGGGGTGGGGTTATTTTATTATGGGTAATTTGGCGGACATGATATCAGTCCTGTTTAAATACAGTTTTAAGGATGGTAAGTAAATAATCATTCACCCACCACCCTTTGAAACTAGAAAACTAACAGCAAATAGCAGTAATTAACACTGAGATAAACGTTGTTGGTAATAGTTAACAATCTGTGCAGTGACTTCAGACACGTCCAAACCATCAGTTTGAAGTTCGATCGCATCTGCTGCTTTCTGCAAAGGTGAAACTTTGCGTGTACTATCTTTCCAGTCACGTTCGGCGATGTCGTGTTCCAGCTGCTCTAAACTCACTTCGGGTTGACCTTGGGTGTTAAAGTCTTGCTGGCGGCGACGGGCACGTTCACTGACAGAAGCGGTTAAGAAGATTTTAACTTCGGCATCGGGAAATACGTGAGTACCAATATCCCGACCTTCAGCAACTAAACCACCTCTTTTACCCCAGCTTTGCTGTTGTTTAACCAGTGCTTGACGGACAGCGCTTTGTGCCGCGATCGCCGATACTTTTGATGTTACCTCAATCGTGCGAATCACCTGGGTAACATCAGTACCATCAATCCAAACCTGCACGGACGATTGTAAATCCTGGGTGGGAGTCAATTCAATTTTACACTGATTAGTTAATTCGGCGATCGCACATTCATCGTCAATAGCAATCCCCTTTTGCAGTACTAACCAAGTAACAGCACGGTACATCGCTCCTGTATCTAAATACACTAAACTCAGATTTGCTGCCACTTGCCGCGCCACTGTAGATTTTCCAGCACCAGCTAGGCCATCAATGGCGATGATGGGTTGACGATCGCGCAATATGAGATTGTCAATCAAACGTGTAGCACCAAGACGAGCTGCGATCGCCAACATTCCTTCCTCCTCAACTTTTTCTAAAGACATTAACGTAGTCGGTTCAACCAATTCAATATATTCCACTGAGACCGTGCTGACCATTGCCACTTCTTGCTGTACCACTGCTATCAACTTGTTGCTATTGCGATCGCCTGCAATGAATGCAGCTTCAGCTCGTTGCAAGCCACGATATAAGACTGCTGCTTGCTCTTTTGCCGTTGCAGTCAAATATTGATTGCGAGAACTGAAGGCCAGACCCGACGCTTCCCGTACTGTTGGACAAACAACAATTTCTACTGGCAAATTTAAGTCAGCTACTAAGCGTTTAATAAT
This portion of the Nostoc sp. GT001 genome encodes:
- a CDS encoding dual specificity protein phosphatase family protein, which codes for MEHESIQPISENLWWVIPGKLAGVRKPIAEELTELYTAGIQAIVSVMDDPSNLDLYQRANIPYLWLPIKGGTTPNQKQLQDLQNFVDNQNNLGNGVAIHCTNGRRRTGTMLASYLICSGSSYNDAIKTIGRANPEIELRETQHNFLQELERVKQIT
- a CDS encoding ArsJ-associated glyceraldehyde-3-phosphate dehydrogenase → MTIRIGINGFGRIGRLALRAAWGWPEVEFVHINEIKGGAVTAAHLLKFDSVHGRWTPEVEAQGERILIDGTPLSFSEHSQPGDVPWEELGVDIVLECSGKFRTPATLDPYFKRGVQKVIVAAPVKEEALNIVMGVNDQLYEPEKHHLLTAASCTTNCLAPVVKVIHEGLGIKHGIITTIHDNTNTQTIVDAPHKDLRRARATSLSLIPTTTGSATAIGLIYPELNGKLNGLAVRVPLLNASLTDCVFEVVRPTTVEEINSLLKTASEQAPLKGILGYEERPLVSIDYKDDPRSSIIDALSTMVVNETQVKILAWYDNEWGYANRMVELARKVALNLKA
- the arsJ gene encoding organoarsenical effux MFS transporter ArsJ, which translates into the protein MASTTAHSANFKNYILVTLAYWGFTLTDGALRMLVLLYFNQIGYTPIQIAFLFLFYEVFGVVTNFLGGWIGSQFGLKVTLYSGIGLQIFSLVMLSFLNPNWVQWIAVVYVMVAQAFSGIAKDLTKMSSKSAIRLVVPQDAQSSLFKWVAVLTGSKNALKGVGFFIGSALLAAVGFINSLWIMAGGLSLIMFSGLMLPKGMGKIKKKVKFSQLFSKSEEINILSAARFFLFGSRDVWFVVGLPVFLREILGWSFYQVGGFLACWVIGYGVIQFLAPTLIQRFGSGRPPQSKTIQFWTFTLTAVPAAIALALQLNIPANIAIVGGLLIFGVVFAFNSAVHSYLVLAFTDDDKVALNVGFYYMANSGGRLAGTVLSGLIYQFFGLVGCLWTSMFFVLAAALITLKLPDPEPSKAIAWKAGDGD
- a CDS encoding metalloregulator ArsR/SmtB family transcription factor, with the protein product MNSSTSTSTCCPFLLQEVLQPDEAAQIATLFRVLGESARLQLLSFIAVQPAQEACVCQLVEPLGLSQPTVSHHLKVLYEAGLLQKERRGTWIYYRLVPERFEILQKVLTLPKSK
- a CDS encoding ArsI/CadI family heavy metal resistance metalloenzyme, with the protein product MSRIQLALNVSDIDAAVDFYSKLFGTEPAKRRPGYANFAIAQPPLKLVLIENTEAAGTLNHLGVEVETADEVVTASERLQQLGLETRREEQVTCCYALQDKVWVHDPDGAPWEIYKVLGDSQVRDIKPAEVSTGACCQ
- the arsH gene encoding arsenical resistance protein ArsH — encoded protein: MNTFDHPPRILFLYGSLRERSYSRLLAEEAARIIEEFGAEVKFFDPRELPIYGSVPDSHPKVQELRQLSLWSEGQVWSSPELHGQISGIMKNQIDWIPLSIGAVRPTQGRTLAVMQVSGGSQSFNAVNTLRILGRWMRMFTIPNQSSVAKAYQEFNEDGTMKDSPYRDRVVDVMEELYKFTLLLRDKVDYLTDRYSERKEKAAKETIMIASKSLEINSKTN
- a CDS encoding AIR synthase related protein — its product is MAQALDQVDYDTLDAAKRRFIDAAKRTLGFASAYGIVPASGLGASANAFSFNLAPFLEAGARELSMTLVPEGLGTADDTRPDDLSEEELRRFWWNIGIKIISCLTNDAATSGMQTILLGLYLPSSTPETIFTPAFLDGFLDGVVEGCKRVGCVYLSGETPQLKTKMIPGRLDIAGSVFGVMPAGVAPIDSSRLDAGNTIVLVESSGPHENGFTPLRKLAESLPDGYRTKLPSGQEFWEAMNAASYLYTPLVQAVLGEGIRPTAMENITGHGWQKLMRSVKPLRYVIETMLPVPEIFTFAESHLEGGVETMLSVFNYGAGFAFYTESEQDAERIVLLAREHQLSAVIAGRVEASLSREVVIKPLEVTLKGDSFGIARGV
- a CDS encoding superoxide dismutase, which codes for MAFVQPPLPFEKDALEPFGMKAETFEYHYGKHHKAYVDNLNKLTEGTELADKSLEEVIKISFQDSSKVGIFNNAAQVWNHTFFWNSLKPQGGGTPTGELAAKIDKDFGSFDKFKEEFSNAAATQFGSGWSWLIDDGGTLKVIKTPNAENPLAHGKKALLTLDVWEHAYYIDYKNARPAFIKNFLENLVNWDFAAENLAKA
- a CDS encoding bifunctional pantoate--beta-alanine ligase/(d)CMP kinase — encoded protein: MRLLTTVAALRCYLTKRCSENKLIAVAEDLRLDEMTGWYQTAVGLVPTMGNLHQGHLSLIQRARHENSTVIVSIFVNPLQFAPNEDYQRYPRTLEQDQQLCEQAGVDAIFAPTPEEMAVPQKSIQESKVTQVIPPSAMMTGLCGRSRQGHFQGVATIVTKLFNLVQPDRAYFGQKDGQQLAIIKRLVADLNLPVEIVVCPTVREASGLAFSSRNQYLTATAKEQAAVLYRGLQRAEAAFIAGDRNSNKLIAVVQQEVAMVSTVSVEYIELVEPTTLMSLEKVEEEGMLAIAARLGATRLIDNLILRDRQPIIAIDGLAGAGKSTVARQVAANLSLVYLDTGAMYRAVTWLVLQKGIAIDDECAIAELTNQCKIELTPTQDLQSSVQVWIDGTDVTQVIRTIEVTSKVSAIAAQSAVRQALVKQQQSWGKRGGLVAEGRDIGTHVFPDAEVKIFLTASVSERARRRQQDFNTQGQPEVSLEQLEHDIAERDWKDSTRKVSPLQKAADAIELQTDGLDVSEVTAQIVNYYQQRLSQC